In Mastigocladopsis repens PCC 10914, a single window of DNA contains:
- the chlP gene encoding geranylgeranyl reductase — MLSVNVKIGRRPLTLRVAVVGSGPAGSSAAETLCKAGIETYLFERKLDNAKPCGGAIPLCMVSEFDLPQDIIDRQVRKMKMISPSNREVDINLEKQEEYIGMCRREVLDGYLRNRAAKLGATLINATVHKLDIPTNNTDPYTIHYVDHTEGGAQGIAKTLKVDLIIGADGANSRIAKEMDAGDYNYAIAFQERIRLPKDKMLYYEDLAEMYVGDDVSPDFYAWVFPKYDHVAVGTGTMHVNKASIKQLQAGIRARAARKLIGGQIIKVEAHPIPEHPRPRRVVGRIALVGDAAGYVTKSSGEGIYFAAKSGRMCAETIVEMSNGGSRIPTEADLKVYIKRWDRRYGLTYKVLDLLQTVFYRSDSTREAFVEMCSDRDVQRLTFDSYLYKTVVPANPLTQLKITAKTIGSLLRGNALAP, encoded by the coding sequence ATGCTTTCGGTAAATGTCAAGATTGGGAGAAGACCTTTGACACTACGGGTTGCTGTTGTTGGGTCAGGTCCAGCCGGTTCTTCTGCTGCAGAAACGCTCTGCAAAGCTGGAATTGAAACCTACCTATTTGAGCGCAAACTAGATAATGCCAAGCCCTGTGGCGGTGCAATTCCCCTGTGTATGGTGAGTGAATTTGACTTACCGCAGGATATCATTGATCGCCAGGTGCGGAAAATGAAAATGATTTCGCCCTCAAATCGTGAGGTTGATATTAATCTAGAAAAACAAGAAGAATATATAGGAATGTGTCGCCGTGAGGTACTCGATGGGTATCTACGAAATCGTGCCGCAAAATTGGGCGCAACTTTAATTAATGCCACAGTTCATAAACTCGATATTCCTACCAACAATACAGACCCCTATACCATTCATTATGTAGACCATACAGAAGGCGGTGCCCAAGGTATTGCCAAAACTTTGAAGGTCGATTTGATTATCGGGGCAGATGGGGCGAATTCCCGCATTGCGAAGGAAATGGATGCAGGGGATTACAACTATGCGATCGCATTCCAAGAGCGCATTCGTCTACCTAAAGACAAAATGCTCTACTACGAAGACCTCGCCGAAATGTACGTCGGTGACGATGTGTCTCCAGATTTCTACGCTTGGGTTTTCCCCAAATACGACCACGTCGCTGTCGGTACTGGCACGATGCACGTTAACAAAGCTAGCATCAAACAATTGCAAGCTGGTATCCGTGCCCGTGCAGCCCGTAAGCTGATTGGCGGTCAAATTATCAAAGTAGAAGCACACCCGATTCCTGAACATCCCCGTCCTCGTCGCGTGGTCGGGAGAATAGCTTTGGTGGGTGATGCTGCTGGCTATGTCACCAAGTCCTCTGGTGAAGGAATTTACTTTGCGGCTAAGTCTGGACGGATGTGTGCTGAAACTATTGTAGAAATGTCCAACGGCGGGAGCCGCATTCCTACAGAAGCTGACCTCAAGGTGTATATCAAGCGCTGGGATAGGAGATACGGACTCACCTACAAGGTGTTAGACCTCCTGCAAACGGTGTTTTATCGTTCTGACTCTACCCGCGAAGCTTTTGTGGAAATGTGCAGCGATCGCGATGTCCAGCGGCTGACTTTTGATAGCTATCTTTACAAGACAGTTGTGCCGGCTAATCCCTTGACTCAGCTAAAAATTACTGCCAAAACTATTGGTAGTTTACTTCGCGGTAACGCTCTTGCTCCTTAA
- a CDS encoding choice-of-anchor K domain-containing protein, translating to MKLSSVFTTALSTLAVTMVTAIGFSSQAQGLTFLGNSDGIWGQPNPGSNTNPIFSGVGTNTFTWGRSRPDDRENNYGTPANQLTFTGNSFSTKDIGSLFKVGDLEYYNGMVEESTNVVSVPFTLSLSFTNPSNVNEVFNFDFQLDNTTNSGDSPQQDADTVYIKENFDSRSFTFDGNEYLLKLIGFSQDDGETSVSNFRVLEDHTTTAGIYATVTQVTPAEKIPEPASTVGLSLLGIYLITRKKSGSAKN from the coding sequence ATGAAATTAAGTTCAGTTTTCACTACTGCTTTGTCAACTTTGGCTGTAACTATGGTTACAGCAATTGGTTTCTCTAGCCAAGCTCAGGGTCTAACTTTTTTAGGCAACTCGGATGGTATCTGGGGACAACCTAATCCAGGGAGCAATACCAACCCCATCTTTTCAGGTGTGGGAACTAACACATTTACGTGGGGACGCTCGCGTCCAGATGATCGTGAGAACAACTATGGGACACCTGCAAATCAACTAACCTTTACCGGAAACTCCTTTTCCACAAAGGACATTGGTTCGCTATTTAAGGTAGGCGATTTAGAGTACTACAATGGCATGGTTGAGGAAAGTACGAACGTTGTTTCCGTACCTTTCACTCTCAGCCTATCATTTACCAATCCTAGTAATGTCAACGAAGTCTTCAACTTCGACTTTCAGCTTGACAATACAACCAACTCCGGAGACAGTCCCCAACAAGATGCAGATACTGTGTATATCAAGGAAAACTTTGACAGTCGCAGTTTCACATTTGATGGTAATGAGTACCTACTGAAGTTAATTGGCTTTAGTCAAGATGACGGTGAGACAAGTGTTAGCAATTTTCGTGTTCTTGAGGATCACACAACCACGGCAGGTATTTATGCCACAGTCACTCAGGTGACTCCAGCGGAAAAAATTCCAGAGCCAGCGAGTACTGTTGGACTATCACTACTAGGCATCTACCTTATAACCCGCAAGAAGTCGGGAAGTGCAAAAAACTAA
- a CDS encoding catalase, with the protein MTEPQNLTTADGIPVADNQNSLTAGPRGPVLMQDFHLMEKLAHFNRERIPERVVHAKGAAAFGTFTVTNDINRYSKAKLFSEIGKKTEVLLRFSTVGGEKGSADAERDPRGFAVKFYTEEGNWDITGNNTPVFFIRDPLKFPDFIHTQKRNPQTNYKDHNAIWDFWSLSPESLHQVTILFSDRGIPKTYRHMDGFGSHTFSLINAKGERVWCKFHFKTLQGHQTLTSEESTKLKGEDPDHATRDLFEAIAQGDYPKWRMCIQVMTEEQASKHPDNPFDLTKVWKHADYPLIEVGILELNRNPENYFAEVEQAAFSPSAVVPGVNFSPDKVLQARIMSYPDAQRYRLGGNYQQLPVNQPKCPVMHHQRDGFMALGNNGGSAPNYEPHSAEGTPKQNPAYAEPPIHLGDVAVDRYDHRQGNDDYTQAGDLYRLLTPDQQQRLVENIVASLRQARKDIQMRQLCHFFQADISYGRRVAEGLGISIDPSMLRVTAQAVGV; encoded by the coding sequence ATGACTGAACCCCAAAACTTGACAACGGCTGACGGTATCCCCGTTGCTGATAACCAGAACTCACTCACCGCTGGACCGCGTGGACCTGTATTAATGCAGGATTTTCACCTGATGGAAAAGCTAGCTCATTTCAATAGGGAACGTATCCCTGAGCGAGTTGTCCATGCCAAAGGGGCTGCGGCTTTCGGTACTTTTACTGTGACTAACGATATCAACCGCTACAGCAAAGCCAAACTCTTCTCTGAGATTGGCAAGAAAACGGAAGTCCTCCTTCGCTTTTCTACAGTCGGGGGAGAGAAAGGTTCAGCAGATGCCGAGCGTGACCCTAGAGGTTTTGCCGTCAAGTTCTACACTGAAGAGGGCAACTGGGATATCACAGGCAACAATACCCCTGTTTTCTTCATCCGCGATCCCCTCAAGTTTCCTGATTTCATCCATACCCAGAAGCGCAATCCCCAAACCAATTACAAAGACCACAACGCAATATGGGATTTCTGGTCACTCAGTCCTGAATCGCTCCATCAGGTGACGATCCTCTTTTCAGATCGAGGAATCCCGAAAACCTACCGACACATGGACGGCTTTGGTAGCCACACCTTCAGTTTGATTAATGCTAAGGGCGAGCGAGTCTGGTGCAAATTTCACTTCAAAACTCTACAAGGGCATCAAACCTTGACTTCTGAGGAATCGACCAAGCTTAAGGGAGAAGATCCCGACCATGCGACTCGTGATCTGTTTGAAGCGATCGCACAAGGAGACTATCCTAAGTGGCGCATGTGTATTCAGGTAATGACAGAGGAGCAAGCCTCAAAGCATCCAGACAATCCCTTTGACTTGACGAAAGTTTGGAAGCACGCAGACTATCCTTTAATTGAAGTCGGGATACTAGAACTAAATCGTAACCCTGAGAATTATTTCGCCGAAGTTGAGCAAGCTGCTTTTAGCCCGAGTGCAGTGGTTCCTGGTGTTAACTTCTCCCCAGATAAAGTTCTTCAAGCTCGCATCATGTCTTACCCAGATGCTCAACGGTATCGCCTGGGTGGTAACTATCAGCAACTACCCGTCAATCAGCCCAAATGTCCAGTGATGCATCACCAGCGAGATGGCTTCATGGCGCTAGGAAACAACGGTGGTAGCGCTCCTAACTATGAACCGCATAGTGCTGAAGGTACGCCCAAACAAAATCCAGCCTATGCAGAGCCACCCATCCATTTGGGTGATGTCGCAGTTGATCGCTACGATCATCGTCAAGGCAACGACGATTATACCCAAGCTGGTGATCTCTATCGATTACTGACTCCTGACCAGCAGCAGCGTCTTGTTGAAAATATCGTAGCTAGTCTCCGTCAAGCGAGAAAGGACATCCAGATGCGTCAACTTTGTCACTTCTTCCAGGCAGACATTTCCTATGGTCGTCGTGTAGCAGAGGGGTTAGGGATTTCAATTGATCCCTCAATGCTTCGCGTTACTGCTCAAGCTGTAGGTGTCTAG